Proteins encoded in a region of the Scomber scombrus chromosome 16, fScoSco1.1, whole genome shotgun sequence genome:
- the clxn gene encoding calaxin: MSEMSAMNRKLIQTLAETISKQVEHFNKTEVACLIREFDVLLGEPTVPGRAASGLDRGRFRSILHNSFGMTDDMIMDGVFRTFDKDNDGFISMKEWIEGLSVFLRGTLDEKIKYCFHVYDLNGDNYISREEMFHMLKNSLIRQPTEEDPDEGIKDLVEITLKKMDHDHDGRLSFADFENAVREENLLLEAFGTCLPDTAGIEIFEQHVFQDQLDQW, encoded by the exons ATGTCGGAAATGTCTGCTATGAACAGAAAGCTGATACAAACCCTCGCCGAAACAATTTCAAAACAGGTGGAGCACT TCAATAAAACAGAGGTTGCGTGCCTTATCCGAGAGTTTGACGTGCTGCTGGGGGAGCCGACAGTCCCCGGAAGAGCGGCCAGCGGCCTGGACAGAGGCAGGTTCAGAAGCATCCTGCACAACAGCTTTGGGATGACCGACGACATGATCATGGATGGAG TCTTCAGGACATTTGACAAAGACAATGACGGCTTTATTAGTATGAAAGAGTGGATTGAGGGGCTGTCGGTTTTTCTGCGTGGGACCTTGgatgaaaaaattaaat ACTGCTTTCACGTGTACGACTTGAACGGCGACAACTACATCTCCAGAGAAGAGATGTTTCATATGCTGAAGAACAGCCTCATCCGACAGCCCACTGAGGAAGACCCCGATGAAGGAATTAAAGACCTGGTGGAGATCACACTGAAGAAGATG GACCATGACCATGATGGCAGGCTGTCGTTTGCAGACTTTGAGAATGCAGTGAGAGAGGAAAACTTATTGCTTGAGGCTTTTGGAACATGCCTCCCTGACACAGCG GGTATTGAGATATTTGAGCAGCACGTATTTCAGGATCAACTGGACCAATGGTGA
- the rbm48 gene encoding RNA-binding protein 48, translating to MAGNNNPGCWAVPEVYKHHEQRKVCISRPKYRDGRKAKSVKVYTINLESRYLMVQGVPAIGVMTELIQLCALYGAVEEYRPLDEYPAEEFTEVYLVKFQKLTSARAAKRHMDEKSFYGGVLHVCYVPEYETVEDTRLKLQDRRRYIIRAAQNKAREKEQEQAVSEEPTPSDTTSEKISARHEPTSDCDNTGESSNMGHFPSFPLLPLPPWEHPYYRHGNQHRTVTTEDKMGTLHNVIMDKKQQPAQSPSSSQISSHTDRGTEHRLASSQSSAVRFVPRNAHLENRKRKKEEVAEHSLTDVAGKNEPLIGPKLPDEPKLEMEDESLNTTVSLIRNTMKQVESVPDLKPVEKKMKQRRRI from the exons ATGGCGGGCAACAACAATCCAGGCTGCTGGGCAGTCCCAGAGGTTTACAAACACCATGAACAGCGGAAAGTTTGCATTTCAAGACCAAAATATAGAGATGGACGAAAAGCTAAATCGGTTAAG GTGTACACCATCAACTTGGAGTCCCGTTACCTGATGGTCCAGGGAGTCCCAGCTATTGGAGTGATGACAGAGCTGATCCAACTGTGCGCTCTTTACGGAGCTGTGGAGGAGTACAGACCCCTGGACGAGTATCCAGCTGAGGAGTTCACTGAGGTCTATCTAGTCAAGTTCCAGAAGCTCACCAGCGCCAG AGCCGCCAAACGACACATGGATGAGAAGAGCTTCTATGGTGGTGTTCTGCATGTGTGCTACGTCCCTGAATATGAGACTGTGGAGGACACCAGGCTGAAGCTGCAGGACCGCAGGAGATACATAATAAGGGCGGCTCAGAATAAAG CCAGAGAAAAGGAGCAGGAGCAGGCAGTGAGTGAGGAGCCTACACCATCAGACACAACATCAGAGAAGATCTCTGCCAGACATGAGCCAACCTCAGACTGTGATAATACAGGGGAGAGTTCAAACATGGGACATTTTCCAAGCTTTCCTTTACTGCCGTTACCTCCCTGGGAACATCCTTACTACAGACATGGAAATCAACACAGGACTGTGACAACAGAGGACAAAATGGGGACATTACATAATGTGATCatggacaaaaaacaacagccagCGCAGAGTCCAAGCTCCAGCCAAATCTCTTCACATACAGATAGAGGCACAGAGCACAGACTGGCCTCGAGTCAGTCCTCTGCTGTCAGATTTGTACCGAGGAACGCTCACTTGGAGAACAGAAAACGTAAGAAGGAAGAGGTTGCGGAGCATTCGCTGACTGACGTTGCCGGGAAAAATGAGCCACTAATAGGGCCAAAACTACCTGACGAACCGAAATTGGAGATGGAGGATGAATCATTGAACACAACTGTCAGCCTGATCAGGAACACAATGAAACAG GTGGAATCTGTTCCTGACCTGAAACCAGTGGAGAAGAAGATGAAACAACGTCGCCGGATCTGA
- the pex1 gene encoding peroxisome biogenesis factor 1, whose amino-acid sequence MFRNQGIQAVTVVFNNTKNCFLHLPSKLISHLSLNENQALELSWGHGSPVFLSWTQNRTSSSLDSHQVELCRQLGEKLGLKDGEQGFLRLCHQVSSVHQVFVEPLSTEDWEILELHSAALEQQLLDQIRVVFQDAVFPVWVDSHTAIYIQIASILPSVPYGRLEQFTELVVSPKSRAGIGNLSGSSVRTSQNQHPHSGPNMPDAVGSSLESTSSVPQSHQWGGIADLKSLLRFMITGTHNPVKELPPVPEIPGLLTDSVYRVCGAPPDSLCTISHVATGVIHLFSWSHGLNGSQSPVTYGLLSKVPSPKEVRDRAKQAMEKKKNAGVSKVAATASGGEEMKEEQTTVVRVVCHGIDKLASKHSPSPSKGAIHCGGVWIPQPLAIRLNIIPHSAVRIKPVKSTIKVASTIRLQPLKPLPEEDDEAIQTAFLGWLHTRSHEPLACVTARFGTILLHGTDAKLEFALTVLKPEPESDPPDQLFLLALSVIQKENIQVDREPVIMPAVKTAAETPNPELPSLSILGGINELSNTGFEFISHSLLGSPLSRELGTTGQGLQGGALLITGGKGSGKSSLSRALCRKAREDLDAHVEVVDCKKLQGKRAETVRQMLQDIFEQAEWKQPSVVLLDDLDHMTGAQTSPEHEHGPEAMLQQHIAQSLKDVVDEMVVHCSLVCLIITSQSEHSLHTSLTEVQGSHFVQGFVHIQPPDKAQRAEILRCLILRKSSLSEESLQTLDLGVVARETEGYTPQDLALLLERAVHANTVQRGQGEQDVCLSWRDFAQALKGFTPPSLWGADLHTPSGLGLERVGGLREVRQQLMDTIMLPAKYPILFANLPIRHRSGVLLYGAPGTGKTLLARAVAKDSGMNYISIKGPELLSKYIGASEQGVRDVFQRAQAAKPCILFFDEFDSLAPRRGHDNTGVTDRVVNQLLTQLDGVEGLQGVYVLAATSRPDLIDPALLRPGRLDKSLYCPPPDLEARVEILKALSIGVPLAGDVDLQQLAAATEQFTGADLKALLYNAQLEAVNNSLGNSTPHELTSGSDSDMSLSSMMFPNHSSGSDDSVGEGDPDVGLDQSIVLHEHSELQADDEHHCGNVWRLYFGSSYESELGNSPISGLNSHCVSGPNSMIHDFTGVSVRDPGSSLPPAYMSSLQSGYEELGPEQLERLQQDINNIKNNYRRANEDCVRVHSASSQPGLLLCPAHLNSALAVTRPSLSKADWNKYTKLYEAFGGLEDGKYIQSVTFKPGQRVTLA is encoded by the exons ATGTTTAGAAATCAGGGCATCCAAGCCGTCACGGTTGTttttaacaacacaaaaaactgcTTTCTTCACCTCCCCTCCAAGTTGATTTCACATCTCTCCCTGAACGAG AATCAGGCTTTGGAGTTGTCCTGGGGTCATGGATCTCCAGTGTTCCTCAGCTGGACTCAAAACAGAACCTCCTCTAGCCTCGACAGCCATCAAGTGGAGTTGTGTCGACAACTGGGAGAGAAGCTGGGCCTGAAAGATGGAGAACAG GGCTTCCTGAGACTATGTCATCAGGTCTCATCAGTGCATCAAGTGTTTGTGGAGCCTCTGTCGACTGAGGACTGGGAGATCTTG GAGCTCCACAGCGCTGCACTGGAGCAGCAGCTGTTGGATCAGATCAGAGTGGTGTTCCAAGATGCCGTGTTTCCTGTGTGGGTGGACAGCCACACAGCCATCTACATTCAAATAG CATCTATTTTACCTTCTGTGCCCTATGGTCGCCTGGAGCAGTTCACAGAACTGGTTGTCTCTCCTAAGAGCCGAGCTGGAATTGGCAACCTCAGTGGTTCTTCGGTGAGAACCAGTCAGAACCAGCATCCTCACAGCGGGCCAAACATGCCAGACGCCGTAGGATCATCATTAGAAAGTACCTCCTCTGTCCCTCAAAGTCACCAGTGGGGTGGCATAGCTGACCTGAAGAGCCTGTTACGCTTCATGATAACGGGTACTCATAACCCGGTTAAAGAGCTACCTCCTGTACCCGAAATCCCTGGCCTCCTCACTGACTCCGTCTACAGAGTATGCGGCGCACCTCCTGACTCTCTTTGCACCATAAGCCACGTTGCAACTGgtgttattcatttattttcctggaGCCACGGATTAAATGGAAGTCAGTCTCCAGTGACATATGGTCTGCTCTCCAAAGTTCCCTCACCTAAAGAAGTGAGGGACAGAGCCAAGCAGGctatggagaaaaagaagaacgCAGGAGTTTCTAAAGTTGCTGCTACTGCGAGTGGgggagaggagatgaaagaagAACAAACCACAGTGGTGAGGGTGGTGTGCCATGGCATTGATAAGCTGGCAAGCAAGCACAGTCCAAGTCCAAGCAAGGGAGCGATCCATTGTGGTGGAGTATGG atccCACAGCCCCTGGCGATCAGGTTGAATATTATCCCTCATTCAGCAGTAAGAATTAAGCCAGTCAAATCAACTATCAAAGTAGCTTCCACTATTCGCCTGCAGCCTCTAAAACCACTG CCTGAGGAGGACGATGAGGCAATCCAGACAGCATTCCTGGGTTGGTTGCACACTCGAAGTCATGAGCCTTTAGCCTGTGTGACCGCACGGTTTGGCACCATCCTCCTACATGGAACCGATG caaAGTTAGAGTTTGCTTTAACTGTGCTGAAACCGGAACCTGAGAGTGATCCTCCTGACCAGCTGTTTCTACTAGCATTATCTGTTATACAGAAGGAAAATATACAG GTCGACAGAGAGCCAGTAATCATGCCAGCTGTGaaaactgcagctgaaacaccTAATCCAGAGCTTCCCTCTCTCAGTATTCTTGG TGGGATCAATGAGCTAAGCAACACTGGATTTGAGTTCATCTCTCACAGCCTTCTGGGTAGTCCCCTATCAAGGGAGCTGGGTACCACTGGACAGGGACTCCAAGGTGGAGCACTACTCATCACTGGTGGAAAG GGAAGTGGAAAGAGCAGTCTATCCCGAGCCCTGTGTAGGAAAGCTAGAGAAGATCTTGATGCACATGTGGAAGTGGTAGACTGCAAAAAGCTACAAG GCAAAAGGGCAGAAACTGTGAGACAGATGCTACAGGATATTTTTGAACAGGCGGAGTGGAAGCAGCCCTCTGTTGTTCTCCTCGATGATCTGGATCATATGACGGGGGCACAGACCTCACCGGAGCATGAGCATGGCCCTGAGGCGATGCTTCAACAGCACATTGCACAGA GTTTGAAGGATGTGGTGGATGAGATGGTAGTTCACTGCAGCCTGGTGTGTCTCATCATCACCAGCCAGAGCGAGCACTCCCTCCACACCTCATTGACCGAGGTGCAGGGGTCCCACTTCGTGCAGGGCTTTGTACACATCCAGCCACCAGACAag gcacagagagcagagatcCTGCGCTGTCTGATCCTCAGAAAGTCCAGCCTATCGGAGGAGAGCTTACAGACTCTTGACCTGGGAGTTGTTGCCAGGGAGACGGAAGGATACACGCCTCAAGACCTAGCGCTGCTGCTGGAGCGAGCTGTCCATGCCAACACTGTACAAAGAGGCCAAGGTGAACAAG ATGTGTGTCTGTCATGGAGGGACTTTGCACAGGCTCTCAAGGGGTTTACACCTCCCTCGCTATGGGGGGCAGACCTCCACACCCCAAGTGGACTTGGGCTCGAGAGAGTGGGAGGGCTGAGAGAAGTGCGACAGCAGCTAATGGACACCATAATGCTCCCTGCTAAG TATCCAATCCTGtttgccaatcttccaattcgCCATCGCTCAGGAGTCCTGCTGTATGGAGCTCCGGGCACAGGGAAGACCCTGCTAGCCAGGGCTGTGGCCAAAGACAGTGGGATGAACTACATCAGCATCAAG GGACCTGAACTTCTGAGTAAGTACATTGGAGCCAGTGAGCAGGGAGTCCGTGATGTCTTTCAGAG AGCACAGGCTGCTAAGCCATGCATCCTGTTCTTCGATGAGTTTGACTCTCTGGCCCCCAGGAGGGGTCACGACAACACAGGTGTGACAGACCGTGTGGTCAATCAGCTCCTCACCCAGCTGGATGGTGTTGAGGGACTGCAAG gtgtgtatgtgcttgCAGCCACCAGTCGTCCTGATCTGATTGATCCGGCGCTGCTGAGACCTGGACGACTGGACAAGTCCCTCTACTGCCCCCCCCCTGATCTG GAGGCCCGTGTAGAGATTCTGAAGGCTTTGAGCATTGGTGTCCCGCTGGCTGGTGATGTGGACCTGCAACAGCTGGCAGCAGCGACAGAGCAGTTTACCGGGGCAGACCTGAAGGCCCTGCTCTACAATGCCCAGCTGGAGGCTGTCAACAACAGCCTGGGCAACAGCACACCGCAT GAGCTGACGTCTGGCTCAGACAGTGACATGAGTCTGTCCTCCATGATGTTCCCGAACCACAGCAGTGGCTCAGATGACTCAGTGGGAGAGGGGGACCCAGACGTAGGTCTGGACCAGTCCATTGTTCTCCATGAGCACAGTGAGCTCCAAGCAGATGATGAACACCACTGCGGCAATGTCTGGAGACTCTACTTTGGAAGTTCCTACGAGTCAGAGTTGGGGAATTCGCCAATTTCTGGATTG AACTCTCATTGTGTCTCTGGACCCAACTCAATGATTCATGACTTCACAGGAGTATCGGTCCGTGACCCCGGTAGCTCACTGCCCCCTGCCTATATGTCCTCCCTTCAGAGCGGGTATGAAGAGCTCGGCCCAGAGCAGCTGGAGCGCCTCCAACAAGACATCAATAACATCAAGAACAACTACAGGAGAGCCAAC gAGGATTGTGTCCGGGTGCATTCAGCCTCCAGCCAGCCGGGCCTGCTGCTGTGTCCAGCTCATTTGAACTCTGCCTTGGCAGTGACCAGACCATCTCTGAGCAAAGCCGACTggaacaaatacacaaaact gtATGAAGCCTTTGGAGGTCTGGAAGATGGAAAATATATTCAGTCAGTCACATTTAAACCAGGACAACGTGTGACTTTAGCTTGA